GCCCCAGTCCCGACCACCGACCGCGGCGCGGAGGTATCGACCGATATCGATGGCGCGCATCAGGGAAGTCGTCGGGTTTCCGGAGCGGTTCATCGCCGAGAAGAAGGAGACCAAACTCGGCGAGTTCTCCACACGATTCATCGCGCACAGCCCGTTCTTCTGCATGTCCACCGTCGGAGCGGACGGACAGCTCGACACCAGTCCGCGGGGTGACCCCCCGGGGTCGGTGCGAATCCTGGACCCGTGGACGTTGGCCATACCCGACCGACCCGGAAACAAGCTCGCCGACAGCCACGAGAACATCACGAGCCATCCCGCCGTCGGGTTGGTCTTTTTCGTCCCCGGTCTGCGGGAAGTCATCCGGGTCAACGGTGACGCGTTCGTCACCGACGATCCGGAACTGCTGGACATGCTCAGCGCCGACGGCAATCCGGCGGTGCTCGCGACGGTCGTCCGGGTCCGGGAGGTTTTCGGCCAGTGCGGTAAGGCCGTCATCAGGGCCAGGCTGTGGGAGGGCGACAGTCGCGGCCTCGCCGAGGCCGTCACCGTGGGCGGAGATTTCTACACCCTCACGATCGCCGAGAGCGCGGCGAAGATGGCCGACACGTTGGGCGAGCTCGCCGGCGTGCTGCACTCGGTCATCGATGACGAATACAAAAACGAACTGTATTGACCGGGGCGGCCGGGCACACCCCCGACGGGGACCGTCCCGACGCCTAACTGCCGCGCCGGCGCGACTTGATCAACGCCAGCCGCTCCTTGAGCAGCTCGTCGAGATCCTCCAGGGAACGCCGCTCCAGCAGCATGTCCCAGTGGGTGCGCGGCGGCTTGACCTTCTTCGGCTCCGGCTGTTCGCCCTCGATCAGGGTGCCTTCCATGCCGTTGCGGCAGATCCAGGTGTGCGGGATCTCGGCGTCATCGGCGAACGGAACGTCGAATTCCTCACCGTTGTCGGTGCGATACCGGGCCACCTGGCGCGGCGCCAGGTCGTGATCCCGATCGGTTTCATAACTTACCGCCCCCAGGCGGCTTCCTCGAAGAACACGATCAGCCATGGGTGCTCACCCTCCGCAACGTCACTCTGCACAATTTCCGTTCACGATCAATAACGCGGCGACCAGCCGGAAAGGTTCCCGGGGCCGCGACGCGACCACCCATGATACCGCGATCGCGGGTGGTGCCCGATTACACTCAACCGCCGTGACGCGGCGCCGCAGACCTCAGCCGTGCCGCTGGTGCGGCCGGGAAGTCGCCGACACCCCGACCGGGCGGCGGCGCCAATACTGCCGGCAGTCCTGCCGGCAGCGCGCCTACGAACAGCGTGCCCACCTCGCCGCCGCCGCCGGGACGGGATTGCCGACGGACGCGGTGGTGCTCACCGCCGAGGAGGCCGCCGACCTGGCCGACCGCATCTATCAGGTGCGCTGTGCCGCCGAGGACGTCGCCATCGCCCTCGACGAAGGAGCCGGGCACGACGAGCTGCGGCAACTGTGCGCGGCCATGCTGCGCACCGCCCAGGCCGCCGACGGATGGCGCTGACCGGTCTGCGCAGCTCAGCAGGCGAATTTCACCCCGACTCCCTCGGGCGCCGGCGCCGGCTGCAGACAGCCGAACGGGTCGACGCCGTCCGGTGCGAGCCGCACCGCCGACTGGTGGGCGTAGTCGACGCAGAACACCCCGGCCGGTGCGGGCCGACAGCGGTAGTCCCCGAACGCCAGCGTCTGGCCGTCCGGCAGCTCGGCGCCCTCGCCCTTGCCGAACGGACCGGGATCGCCGTGCACCGATCCGATCTGCAGACTGGCCCCGTCGTAGTCGACCCAGCCGGGTTTCCATTCGCCGTAGACCGCCTCCGGTTGCGGCGGCGGATCGGTGAGGTCGACCAGGCAGACCAGGGTGTTCTCGGCGTAGTGGGCCGCGGTCATGCACCGGGTGGTGCCGGAGGTGAAGGCGATGTCCTCGCCGAGGTCATGGGTGTCCTCGCCGCGGGTCGCGGTGTGGAAGGCGGCGGTGTCGGCGCGCCGGCCGGTCTCCACCCAGGCGATCACCGCCGCCACCGGCGCCCCCGCCGACGGCGGCTCGGCGGGATCGGCTCGCGTCCTCGACGGGACCGGCGACGATTCCGCCGCGCTCGACGAGGTCGTGGTGGCGGTCGTCTCCTCCGGCTGGCCGGTGATGGTCTGCGAACAGCCCGCCGACAGGGCGACCACCGCGACCAGGACAACAAGACGCATGCGGCAAGGCTAACCGGCCGCGCCGCGATCGGCGGCAGGCACGGGACGAAACGCGGCCGGTTTCGCTACGGTCAAGGCTGGAACTAGGAGACGTGCATGCATCAACGAAGGGTCCGCGCCGCCGTCGCCACGGGCATCGTCGAAGGCTTCACCCGCGACGGGGTGCATCGATGGCGGTCCATCCCGTACGCGCAGGCGCCGGTCGGTGCGCTGCGGTTCCGCGCGCCCCGCCCGCCCGAACCCTGGTCGGGGGTGCGGCACTGTCACGGGTTCACCAACTGCGCTCCCCAGCAGCGGATCTACACCGCCCTCGGGGTGGGCCGGTTCCAGCCGATGCATGAGGACTGTCTGACCCTCAACGTGGTGGCCCCCGAAACACCGTCGGCCGACCGGCTTCCGGTGATGGTCTTCATCCACGGTGGCGGCTACATCTTGGGCAGCTCGGCCACCCCGATCTACGACGGGGCGGCGCTGGCGCGCCGCGGCTGCCTCTACGTGTCGCTGAACTACCGGTTGGGTGCACTGGGCTGTCTGGATCTGTCGTCGTTGTCGACGTCGGAGTACCCCCTGGAGAGCAACCTGTTCCTGCGGGACATCGTCGCGGCCCTGCAGTGGGTGCACGACAACATCGCGGCGTTCGGCGGTGACCCCGACAACGTCACCGTGTTCGGCGAGAGTGCCGGCGCCCACGCGGTCTCGGCGCTGCTCGCGGTGCCGGCCGCCGCCGGCCTGTTCCACCGGGCCATCGCCGAATCCCCGGCGGCGGGCATGGAACGCCCGCGCGAGATCGCCGGGCAGTTCGCCACCCGGTTCGCCGCGCTGCTCGGCGCCCGGCCCGCCGACGCCGCCGACACCGTCATGACCGCCACCCCCGCCCAACTCGTGGCCGCCCAAGACGAGCTGATCGACCAAGGCGTGCAGGAGACGCTGGGGGCCTTCCCGATCGGCCCGGTCTACGGCGACGACATCCTGCCGGAGCACCCGGTGGAGGCGATGCGCTGCGGTGCGGCGCACCCGGTGCCGCTGATCGTGGGCACCAACGCCGAGGAAGGGCGGCTGTTCACCCGTTTCCTGCCGTTGCTGCCCACCAACGAAACCATGATCGAAGACCTGTTCACCCATGTCGAGCCGGCGACCCGGCGTCGCATCCTCGCGGCGTATCCGGACTATCCTGCCCGCGAGGCGTGTATCCGACTCGGCGGTGACTTCGCGTTCGGCGCCGCCGGATGGCAGATCGCCGAGGCGCATAGCGCCCATGCCCCCACCTACGCCTATCGCTACGATTTCGCGCCGCGCGCGCTGCGCTGGACCGGGCTCGGCGCCACGCACGCCACCGAGCTGTTCGCGGTCTTCGACTTTTACCGCAGTGGGCTGGGGCTGGTGATGACCGCGGCCGGTGACCGCGGCCCGGCGCTGCGGGTGTCCAACGAGATCCAGAACCGGTGGCGAGCGTTCGCGCGTTCCGGGGTCCCCGGCGGGGACTGGCCGGCCTATACCGAAACCGACCGGGCGGTACGGGTTTTCGATCGGCGTAGCCGCGTCGAGTTGGATCCGCACCGGGAACGACGGCTCGCGTGGGCTGGGTTCTCCCTCACCGGGTGACCCCACCGGCTATGTTGAGATGATGCAGCGCAACAACATCGATGAAACGGATTCGCCGGTCATCGCCGATCCCTCCGCCCTGACCGCGCCGCGGCTGACCGAGATGCTCGGCTCACCGGCGGTGGCCGACTTCACCGCCGAACGCATCGGCACCGGTCAGATGAGCGACAGCTACCGCCTCAGCCTGCGCTATGCCGACGGGCCGACCGCCCCCGGACCGGCCTCGGTGGTGCTGAAGGTCGCCGCCAGCGATCCCACCAGCCGCCAAACGGGGCTGGCGCTGGGACTCTACGAACGGGAGGTGCGGTTCTACACCGACGTCGCCCCGCGGCTCGGCCCGGCGGTTGCCCACTGCTACGACGCCCAGATCGACTTGGACACCGGCACCTTCCACCTGTTGATCGGTGACGCCGCCCCGGCGACGGTCGGTGACGAAATCGCCGGTGCCAGCATCGATCAGGCCCGGCTGGCGGTCGATGCCCTGGCCCGGCTGCAGGCGCCGCTGCTCGGTGACGCCGCACTGGCCGACGCCCCGTGGCTCAACCGGGCCGCGCCGCTGAACCAGGGGCTGATCACCGGCCTGTACGCGGGGTTCACCGACCGCTACCGGGACACCCTCACCGCCGAGCAGCGCGTCGTCTGCGACCGGCTCGTCGACAG
This sequence is a window from Mycolicibacillus parakoreensis. Protein-coding genes within it:
- a CDS encoding MSMEG_1061 family FMN-dependent PPOX-type flavoprotein, with product MARIREVVGFPERFIAEKKETKLGEFSTRFIAHSPFFCMSTVGADGQLDTSPRGDPPGSVRILDPWTLAIPDRPGNKLADSHENITSHPAVGLVFFVPGLREVIRVNGDAFVTDDPELLDMLSADGNPAVLATVVRVREVFGQCGKAVIRARLWEGDSRGLAEAVTVGGDFYTLTIAESAAKMADTLGELAGVLHSVIDDEYKNELY
- a CDS encoding RNA polymerase-binding protein RbpA, which codes for MADRVLRGSRLGAVSYETDRDHDLAPRQVARYRTDNGEEFDVPFADDAEIPHTWICRNGMEGTLIEGEQPEPKKVKPPRTHWDMLLERRSLEDLDELLKERLALIKSRRRGS
- a CDS encoding carboxylesterase/lipase family protein; the encoded protein is MHQRRVRAAVATGIVEGFTRDGVHRWRSIPYAQAPVGALRFRAPRPPEPWSGVRHCHGFTNCAPQQRIYTALGVGRFQPMHEDCLTLNVVAPETPSADRLPVMVFIHGGGYILGSSATPIYDGAALARRGCLYVSLNYRLGALGCLDLSSLSTSEYPLESNLFLRDIVAALQWVHDNIAAFGGDPDNVTVFGESAGAHAVSALLAVPAAAGLFHRAIAESPAAGMERPREIAGQFATRFAALLGARPADAADTVMTATPAQLVAAQDELIDQGVQETLGAFPIGPVYGDDILPEHPVEAMRCGAAHPVPLIVGTNAEEGRLFTRFLPLLPTNETMIEDLFTHVEPATRRRILAAYPDYPAREACIRLGGDFAFGAAGWQIAEAHSAHAPTYAYRYDFAPRALRWTGLGATHATELFAVFDFYRSGLGLVMTAAGDRGPALRVSNEIQNRWRAFARSGVPGGDWPAYTETDRAVRVFDRRSRVELDPHRERRLAWAGFSLTG